In Gimesia panareensis, the genomic window CGCCCACGAAGGGTTGGACCAGTGGGGCTACGGGCTGTCGTCGGTGCGGTTCATCTGCGGAACCCAGTCGATTCATAAGGAACTGGAACAGAAGCTGAGCTCGTTTCTGGGGACCGAAGATACGATCCTGTATACATCCTGCTTCGATGCGAACGGCGGGCTGTTTGAGACGCTGCTCACGAAAGAGGATGCCATCATCTCGGATGAGCTGAACCACGCGAGCATCATCGACGGCGTCCGTCTCTGCAAAGCCCAGCGGTTCCGTTACAAGAACAACAACATGCAGGACCTGGAAGAACAGCTCAAGGCAGCTGCCTCGGCCCGGTTCCGCATGATTGCCACCGACGGTGTGTTCTCGATGGACGGTTATATTGCCAACCTCCCGGCGATCTGCGATCTGGCAGACAAGTATGATGCACTGGTGATGGTCGACGATTCCCACGCCGTCGGCTTCATGGGCCAGCACGGCAAGGGGACGCATGAATTCCATGACGTAATGGAGCGGATTGACATTCTGACGGGAACGCTGGGCAAGGCGCTGGGTGGTGCCAGCGGGGGCTATACTTCTGGTCGCAAAGAGATCGTGGAACTGTTGCGGCAGCGGTCGCGGCCGTACCTGTTCTCGAATTCGGTCGCACCGCCGATTGTGGCTGCGTCGATCAAAGCCATCGATCTGCTGACGGCTTCGACGGAACTCCGCGACAAGCTGGAAGCGAATACGAAACATTTCCGCGCCGGCATTTCGCAGGTCGGCTTTGATGTGCTGGAAGGCGAACATCCCATCGTCCCGATCATGCTGGGTGATGCAGCGCTGGCCGCCCGTGTGGCGGATGCGTTGCTGCAGAAGGGGATCTACGTGATCGGCTTCTCGTATCCCGTGGTGCCGCAGGGTAAGGCACGGATCCGAACCCAGATTTCCGCTGCCCATTCGATTGAAGACCTGGATTTTGCGATCGAGAAATTCAAAGAGGTCAAACAGGAACTGGGGATCTAGGTAGTGTTTCTTAATTCGGATGGTCTATACCAAAGTCGTTTCAACCGGGGCTAACGCCCTGCGGCTAATTTTCTTTTCTGTTGTTGAAGTCCTGAAAACAAGGGCAAGAGCACACCCTCGGCCACGGTAAAGAATCACATAGCTATCGCGATTGACCTCTTAATCACGCTGAAATGTATTAAAGAAACGCCACCTAGCGGGACTCGGCCGGCTGTTTCTTCGTGGAAACAGTTGATTGAGGCACAAAGCCCATGACGGCATATTCGAAGCGGGTGCGGCCACTGCTGTCGGCCCGCATGCGTTCGGCAACCAGGGGTAGCCCCTGTGTGGCGGCAAATCGGACGGACGCTTTGGCATCTCCATAAGAAAAGAGGATGATCACCAGGCTCTTGGGCTGCGGCGTGGTTTTGTAGACAGCATAGAAGCGATCGACAAACTCCTCTTTCGTAGCCGCCCGGAAGTCAGCCGACTTGTCGCCAATCTGCAGTTGAAAGACGCCGTTCTCGGTCAGATAGAGATCCCAGATGTCGCTGCGTTTGGTGAGTTCGTCGTAGGTCAGAAAGTGCCGCACGACATCTTCACCCCGGGCCTCGGCGAGTTCCTTGAGTTGCTTGCGGATTCGCTCCCGTTGTTCGCGGGTTTCCGGGGAATCGGGGGTGCCTTTGGATTTCAGCAGCGGATCCAGCGTGTCTTCCGGTAGCTGAAACAGCTGCTGCACGAGTTCCCCGACCCGGTCGCGCTGATCACGCAGGCGTTCGATCTGCTCGGACTGTTCCATCTGCGTTTTTTCTGACTGCTGCTGGAGCATCCGGAAACTTTTTTGAGACGTTTCATAGGCCTCTCTGGACTTTTCAATCGATTGCAGGGCTTTGGCATTTTCTGTGGTCAGCTGCAGTAACCGTTCCTGCTCTGCGGCGCTGCGTTTTTCCAACTGCGCTACCTGCTGCTCTGCCTGCGTGACTTTGGTCTCGGCTCGCTGTTCGATGCGGGCGGTCGTTTCCTGCGTGTCCATGAACTGTGCGAAAATGACAATCAGGAGCAGGTCGAGCAGAGGCGTGAGTTGAAACGTTAAACGGCGACGGCTGATCATGGATTCGCAGCGCTCCCCTCCGCCAGTGCCAGTTCCCGCTTGGCCCGTACGACGGTATCGCGGACATGCTGCCGGTTTTCGACCAGTCCCAGAAAGGAGGTTTCGAGGACACTGTTGATAAACATCAGCAGGATGGCAGCGGCCAGTCCGGCGAAGGTGGACCAGATGGCATCACCGAAATGGCTGACGATGGAGCTGATGGCCGAACCGGTCTCGGCACCGGCGTTCGTCTGCAGGGCCGCCCCCATCGCGAGGATGGTCCCCAGGACCCCGGCCAGCGGGTAGGCTTCAATCATCGTGCGGCAGATGTTATAGCAGGTCTCGAAGAAATGCGAATTGAGGTAGCGGCGTTTTTCATCGAGGATGTGCACGCGTTCGGAGAGGACCTTGCGGTCGGCGGGGTTGGCCCCCGGTTCAATGGTTTCGTTGACGTCCGCCAGAAAGGCTTCGATCTGATCGGAAAGGTGTCCGGTGGAATCGAGCAGGCTGCGGTGTTTGAGGCCGCGGGTGAAGTCATCCAGGGACGAGGCGATGCCCCGCAGGTCGCGGCGGGACCAGACCCAGAGTACGAAGAAGAAGAACAGGTGTGCTCCACAGGCCAGAATGATGATGAAGGTGGAGAGTCCTGAAAGCTGGCTTAAGTACTGCGACATCAATGACACCTGGAGTAGAAAATGGTTGTGGTCCTGTTCTTCAGTCTGACCTGGCGCGCGGCCCCTGTCCAGAGAACGGCATTATTAGCAGGATCGATCAAAATCATCCGGATTCCTTGATGTTTCCTGTCGATCAGGGCAGGCAGCGTATTTTACCTTCCAGTCACAACGAATATAACGAAAAAGGATGCCGCCTTCCGCAGAAGAGGGCATCCTTTGAGAGTCTGGTTGAGTGATTCCCGCTGGGATCAGGCACCATATTTTTCCAGGCGACCGGCGTGGGCCATGGCCATGGACATCAGGTACTTGGCTTCGAACTGCCCCAGTCCGCCCTTGATGCACTCGGATTCACCGAAGCTCTGGCAGGCATCGAAGCGGGCATTTTCCGCAGAGAGCAGCACGGGCACGGGATGCCAGCTGTGCGACTTCATCTTGGACGGTGTGCTGTGGTCGCCAGTGACGATCAGCACGTCCGGGTTAAGCGCTTTGATACGGGGAATGCAGGAATCGACTTCTTCGGTTTTGGCGACTTTGGCAGCGAAGTTACCGTCTTCGCCGGTGGAGTCGGTGTATTTGTAGTGCACGAAGAAGAAATCGTAATCGTCCCAGATTTTTTCGAGGCGATCCATCTGCGATTCGAGGGTCTGGCCGGCATCCTGGACGTCCATACTGACCAGGCGGGCCAGCCCGCGGTACATCGGATAGACGGCGATGGCAGCAGCACGGGTGCCGTAGACTTCCTCGAAGGTAGGGATCTCCGGCATCTTGGCGATGCCCCGCATGGTAAGCAGGTTGGCAGGACGATCGTCTTTGAGGATCTCCGTTGCCTGCTTCAGAAACTCTTTCAGAATGTCGGCTGTCTTCTGAGAAGCTTCGTTGTTTCCGACCGGTTCCAGCGGAGGGACACCGGTTTTCTGGGGATCGGTATCATGGATATCGCCGCCCAGACCTTTGGCCCGCAGGACAATCACCAGGCGGTATTCTTTTACGGGACGGACGAAAACTTCAACGCCGGGAATTTCGATCTGATCGAGTTTCTTGCAGAGTTCGACGCCGATCTCGCTGGCGATGCGGCCGGCACGACGGTCGGTGATGTTGCCGTCATCGTCGAGCGTGCAGAAGTTGCCGCGGATGGCGACGTCGTCGGGACCGAGTTCAAAATCGATGCCCAGGGCTTCGAGCACACCGCGACCGATGTTGAATTCGAGCGGATCGTAGCCAAACAGACCCAGGTGACCGGGACCGCTGCCCGGAGTGATGCCGGGGAGCACGGGAATGCTACGTCCGAGGGTTCCGTTCTTGGCCAGTTCGTCGAGGTTGGGGGTGTTGGCTGTTTCCAGTTCGGTTTTTCCGCCCGGTTCCAGCGGGAGTCCGCCCAGTCCGTCTGAGACGAGCAGGACGATCTTGGAATCATTCTTCTTCTGCAGTTTTTTCATTAACGCATGCAAATCAGCCATTGAAATAATCAAACCTTATATGCTTATGTTTCTATATGAGGGAAGCGGACCGTGAGCCCGTTCCGTACGATTTCCGTCTGAAGCTATACCATAGCGGAATCCCGGGAAATTGTTAAGCAGGACGGCGGGACATTCAGAACCCAGGCGGTAATTAGCGGGGGTTCTCTGCGGGAGTATTGGCGGTGAGGCGATCCCGGAAAAACTGCAGGCTTTCGGTGGCCATCAGCTCGGCATTGTAGTACTGGCGGACGCGTTCGTAACCCTGTTGTGCCAGCTGTTTACGGTAATCCTTGTCCGCGTAGAGGAGTTCCCAGGCCTCGACGAGCGCCTGGGTATCGCCGGGAGGATACAGCAGCCCGCCGCCCGTCTGATCAATCAGTTCGGGAAAGGCACCGTGGTCAGGCTGAACGACAGGCACCCCGTTCGCCAAGGCTTCCAGCACGAAGATCCCTTTGGGTTCCTGGTAGTCAGTTGGTACAGAGAGGACCGAAAGACTTTTATAGAAGTCGACCTTCTCCTCATGGGAAGCGGGGCCGCCCCAGTATTGATAGGACTCCTTTAGTTCCGCCAGCGGAGCCGTGGTCTCCTGAAACCAGGCTTCGTTCTCTTTCCCCAGAAAGCCTCCGACCAGCAGGCGGCTGTCGGGATGTCGTTCGTGGAAGATCTGGAACGCTTCGACGACGTTCTGCAGTCCCTTCTCTTTGCAGATCCGGGCGAAGAAGCCGATGGTGAAGGGTGCGTCGACGCTGGTCTCGGGAGTACCATCATAGCCTTCCAGGTTGATGCCGAGCAGGACCTTGTGGAAATGATCGACGGGCACATCCAGGTAGGCAGACATGAAATCGCGGTAGTAGTCGCTGTGCACCAGCACGCCATCCAGCTGCTGGACGTTCGAGCGAATCAGCTCCAGCGAACGGCTGCGGTAGGGCTCGCCCAGTTCTTCCAGAAAGACATCGTCCCCCTGGAGAATACAGAACAGAGGCCCCTGAAAATGCTGTTTGATGGCTTTGATCGTGCCTGAGAGCAGGGCATTGCTGAGGCAGATCACATCGGGTTTGAGTGTCTCTCCCAGGAACTGCGCGAGCTCTTCGATTTCGACACCTTCGGCTCCCTGATCTCCTTCCAGCAGGTTGACGGTGAGCGCCCCCAGTTCGTGAGCATCATTGCTGACACCAAAACTGGTAGCGAGATTGATGATCCAGGGAGTATCGAGCCAGTGTTTCAGAAAGCGGGGCAGACGCCGCCAGAGCCGGGAGCGGTAATTGAGATAGACGTTGATGCCCCCCAGGAAAACGGGAGAGCCTGTCATGTTTTCTTCATCGACGCGGATGGGGGTGTAGGTGGGAACCAGGGTTGCTTCGGCTCCCTGCTGCATCATGGCTTTCGTCCAGGTGTTGTCGTGCATACACGCGCCGCAGAACATCCCGGCTCCTCCCGAGGTGATGATGGCGACATGCAGTTTCTGGTCTGGCGGTTGTGACATAAACGGGTTACCTGTGAAAAAACTGGCAGGCAGGTCAGGTCTGGTTCAGATGCCGGGGAGCAATTTCCTGCACAAAACGTTTTAACAAAGCCATGGTTTCGGGGGTATCGTGAATCGAATGGCGAAACTCATCCAGTGAGAGACCGGAGATTTTCGTCACGTATTCGGGGTAGGTATTGAGGCGTCCCAGAAACGATTCCCGATCGAGTTCGGGATGAAACTGGGTACAGTAAATGGGGCGATCCAGAAAGCGATAGGCCTGATTTTCCACGCGGTCAGTTGAGGCTAACAGTTCGGTGCCCGGCGGCAGCTCGACGACCGTATCTTCGTGCCCCATCAGGCCTTGCAGAACTTCTCCGGAGGGTCCAAAGACCGGATCTGCCTTGCCGGATGCGGTCAGACTGACATGATGAACTCCAAGTTCGGCCCGGTTGAGATCGTGGATCACGCGACCTCCCATGGCGCGGGCCATCGCCTGAAATCCCCAGCAGGAGGCGAATGTGGGCTTGCGGGTGTCATGCACGACGCGGAGGCTCTCCAGCGCGATCTCGAGCCAGTCTCCTTCGCCTGCAGCCGAGTAGTGACCACTGCCGCCGATCAGCACCACGTCTGTCTCGGTCAGGTCGGCTTCATGAAGTTGACCGCCGAGGAGATCGAAGACCGAGATCTGACTGACCTGCGTCTCCAGCGAGCGGGCGAAGCAATTGACTTCCTGCTGCCGCATCGGATCGTCAGGGTTGCGAACCTGTAACAAGAGATAGCGTAGTTGTTGCAGCATTCCAGTCCGCTCATTTCCTCATACCGGATCTCTGGCAGAGACACGGTCAATCAGTACTTATTTATGTGTAACGTTTGAGTTCGCAGCTGTCATGCATGACAGCTGTTTTATATTACTATTACTGCACAGGAAATGATATCAAGGTCGGCAGAATCTCGTGTTTTGACCGTCGGCTGTGTGTCACAATCGTTAATACTTCATATATGAACAGATGCCGAATCAGTTTTTTTGCCAAGAATTCATTTTCATTTTATATATCGCTTGACAAAAATCGGGATTCTGGCGATATTCACCATACAACGATTGTTTTTATCTCGTGCATCATCTCCCAGGAGGATTTATACGTTTTCCTTTTTTGAACCTCTTCGATGCATGAATTATTCACGCCAGTCAGCTCGTCCTGACTGGCGTTTTTTTTGGTATCTGCCGTCCTGAACCGTCTACTTTCCACCGGTTCCCGGGCGCCCCAGAAGAGTTCTTCCACAGGCTGAGTGGCCGAGTCCCACTGTTGTGTGTTCATGATTCAGCGGTTTCTGTGTCATGTCCTGCCGCTGGATCATCTGTGTTTCTCGCCTGATCGATGCCTGCTTCGTAGTGGTAATGTTCCTGGCTGGCACTGGTGAAACGGCTAATAAATTTGGCGCCGGTCTGATATTCCTGACGGGGTTTGAAAATGCCCTCGGCAATGGCCCAGTCATAGACGCCGGTATCGAGGGGATACTTTGTCAGCATACCGGAGAGCTGGTGGCGGGCGATCCACTGGTCTGCCGTCTCTTTTGTGGTAAAGATACCGCTGGAAAACTGAGCTGAATCACCATGAAAAACCCAGACCGCCTGATTTTTATCTGTCATTGATATTCCTGAAACCGTGCCTGACAACGGTGACCGAGTGAATTACTCCACGAGAAAACAGGACACGATTCAGTAAAACAGGTTCATGCTGTGATTCAGACGACTTCCGGCAGTGGCAGGTAACCACTGTCGACCAGGTACTGCGGTCGACCGGCGTGATCGGGCATGGTGACCCGTTCGACGTCGATTCCCATGTTGTGATACAGGGTCGCGAAGATTTCCTGGAAGTGAACCGGGCGGTCCTGGGCTTCACCGCCCAGGCGATCCGTGGTGCCGATGATCTGGCCGGTTTTCATGCCACCGCAGGCGAGCAGGGCATTACAGACGCGGGGCCAGTGATCGCGGCCGCTGTTGTTGTTGATCTTGGGAGTCCGTCCGAACTCGCCCCAGGCGATGACGGTGGTATCCTCTGCGAGACCGCGCTGATGCAGGTCTTCAATCAGTGCGGTGATCGCCTGATCGAAATCGGGGAAGTTCTCTTTCGCCCGCTTGAAGTTGCTGCCATGCCAGTCCCAGAAGCTGTAGCTCAAGGTGACCATGCGGGCGCCGGCTTCGACAAGTCGACGGGCCAGCAGGAACTGTTCGTTCAAACGCGGTGCGGCGTCACCCTGCTTGCGTGTCGTACCTTTGCCGTAACGTTCGCGGACGGCAGGATCTTCTCTGGAGACATCGAGTGCTTCCACGAGTCGCCCGGAAGAGAGCACGCCGAAAGCCTGTTCGTTGAACGCATCGAGGCCTTCCATCGAGCCACTGCTGTCGGCTTCACGGCGGAACTGATCGAAGCTGTGCAGCAGTTGTTTGCGATCCTGCAGTCGATCGATGGTGATCCCGTTGAGGGTCAGATCGCCCTTCATTTCGCCGTTCGGATTGAAGGGAGTGTGTGATGTCCCCAGGAAGCTGTTTTTTCCGAAGTTGTACGGGGTGTGCTGCATCTTCGGTGAGAGATTCACATAGGCCGGGGAGGTGGACCGTGGATCCCCTTTGAGGTGCGACAGGGCAGAACCGATTTCTGGCCAGCCACCGGCGGGCTGTTTACGATCACTGTGCCCGGTCATACACTGAAAGGACGCATGCTGACCAATCGAACCGACGAGTGAATTGACATAGACGCACTTATCAGTGATCCGTGCCAGGCGGGGCAGGTGCTCGCAGATCTGAATATCGGGCACGTTGGTCGAGATCGGGTTGAATTCACCCCGGATCTCGGAGGGGGCATCCACTTTCAAATCGTACATGTCCTGGTGCGGCGGTCCGCCCGGCAGGTAGATCATGATGACCGATTTATGAGATTTGCCCGTGCCCGACTGCTGTTCCGCCCGCAGGAGATTGGGCAGCGTGAGACCGCCAAAGCCCAGCGCACCGACTTTGATGAAATTGCGGCGCGAGACTCGATTGCAGAACTTGTTGGCAGAACCGTCAAAAATATTCAGCATCATCAGCTCCAGGGTGGGATCGTACGATGTTTGTTGACATCGGGCAGGGGATCTTGCATTGGATGGAAATTCTTTAGAAGTACCATCTTATCTCTGATCGGCGGAGATGTCCACGTCGATCCACAAAGATCCGGGATCGGTGGCGGTTCCCGGGGAATTTCCCTGTGGTTTCCTCAGAATTAAAAAAACTGTGTCAGACGGCCTGTTCAGGCATGATTTCCCCTGAACAGGCTATTCGAGGCCATGGGTATCGACGTAATGCTTAACGAAATCTTTGAGTTCAGGCTTGTCACACTGAAATCCCATCTTCCGGGCCTGCTGCAGCGTCTGGTCTCCGGTCATCCCCTGTTCGCAGGCGGTTTCCATCATCGCCATGGCACCGGCCCGTTTACCGCTCTTACAGTGCGCAAAGATCGGTTTCGGCAGGTCATCGAACTGAGCCCGAAATTCGTCGACCTGCTGATCGTCGAGCAGGCTCATGGAGACCGGGATGTGACAGTAGTGCATGCCCGCCGATTGAACGGCTTCTCCTTCGGCCTGGGGAGTGAGGGGCATGCCCTCTTCATTCGCCGCCCGGAAGTTCACAATGGTTTTAAAGCCTTCTCGCCCGAATTCGTAGATTTCGTCCCGATTGGGCTGAGGACCGACGGTGATCTGGTCGTTGATTTTCATTGTGTTGTCCATGTGCAGACTCCTCTCCTAATGAAGGTCGAATGTTTCTCTGATCGCCAGTTTCCAAAACCGCAAAAAACATACCAGCGATTCAAATCCAGCGAGACACGAAATTTAGCCGATTCTCCTTCCTTAGAACTGGTTGCTCAGCGTCCATGCTGCCTGCTCGGCTGCCGGTATAAAAAAATTTCTCAATAAATGCGTGATGTTTCCCGGACCGGGACGCCTTACAATGTGTGTGGTCATTTTCCCGCCGGTACTTCCTGTGCGGAAATGACTGCTGTGCGAAAGACTTACCTCTTCCATCAGGAGCCCTGTCATGCGTCGTTCGATTCTGATTCCGGTCTATCTGGGAACGTTACTGCTTACGAGAGGTAGTTTCAAAACCCAAAACTACGTGAACAGTTTGGTATAGTATTTGTACGAGTACCTCCCTCGAAAGGAGGTCTCATTATGACCATGACCCGCGTGTCACGACCTGCCACAGGTCGCAACATTACCGGGTCCAGGACGGAACCAAAACCACAACTCTCGGACGAGCAATGGCTTCTGATCAAAGATCTGTTTCCAGAACCACCGGTAAACGCAGCCGGAGGGCGGCCCAGAGTGGCTCCCCGCGAGTGCCTCGAAGGAATCCTTTGGGTATTAAGGACCGGTGCCCGATGGAAAGATTTACCAACATTTTTACCATCTCCCAGCACCTGCTGGCGGCGTTTCAAGGAATGGACCGAAGACGGTGTCTTCCTGGAAGCGTGGCAGCGATTGCTCGAACACTTAGACCGCCGGAAGCTGGTTGTCTGGTCGGAAGCATTCGGGGATGGCACATTCTGCCCCGCAAAAAAAGGGGCGCCGATGTCGGAAAGACAAAACGGGGAAAGGGAACCAAGCTTATGCTGCTGGTCGACGGAAACGGGCTCCCTCTCGCTTTGGATCGTGCCAGTGCCTCTCCGGCAGAGGTGAAGCTGATTGAATCCCTGCTGGACCAGCGAGTTTTGCCACGCGACCCCGATCGCCTGATTTATGATCGTGCGGCCGACAGCGATCCCCTGCGCACAGAGCTGGCGGAACGGCAGATAGAGCTGATCTGTCCGCATCGCAAGAACCGTGTGAAACCAGCGACGCAAGACGGGCGTGCTCTGCGGCGATATCGACGCCGCTGGAAAGTCGAACGCACCATCAGCTGGCTGTTCAACTTTCGTCGTCTGGTAATACGATATGAACGATACAGTCATTTGTTTTTAGGATTCGCACAACTCGCGTGCGTGTTCACCTTACTTAATAAGTTATGAAACCACTTCTAATGACTTTTACCTCTTTTAAAGGGAAAATACCCGATGCGCCCGCAACCGATGATCGTGGTGAATGATGTCCCCGCCAGCAGCCTCTGGTATCAGCGGCTGTTGAATGTCAAGAGTGGTCATGGCGGTGATGAATACGAACAGCTGGTGCGCGACGACGGGACGCTGATCCTGCAACTGCACCGCTGGGATGTCCACGAACATCGGTTTCTGGGAGATCCGGACGCCCCCAAAGGAAACGGGGCGCTGCTCTGGTTTGAAATCGACGACTTTCCCGACGCAGCTTACCGTGCGGAGGACATGTCGGCAGAGATCCTGGAGGGGCCGCTGGTCAATCCGAATGCGCAGCATCGCGAGATCTGGATCCGCGATCCGGACGGCTATACGGTCGTGCTGGCGTCGAAATACGGGGATCTGTGACAGGACCGCAGAAATTGTTCTGAAAGCCCTACCAGAACGGACCGTGCGAACTATAATCGCGTGAGTTGTTATTTCACGCATCGTTTGCTGAGTGAGCGGAATGGCGCTAGCCACCGGTAATTAGAACCAATTGTCTTCACTCAACCGGCGGCTAGCGCCGTGCCGCTCAGATTTTTAGACCAGGGAATGGGCCGTCCATGTCACGGGAAATTACGTCAGAAATCATCGCTTCGTTTTCCGAGCAGCTGGAAAATCATCCGATCTATGAATCGATGGCGACGCTGGAGGACCTGCAGCGGTTCATGGAACATCATGTCTACTCGGTGTGGGATTTCATGTCGCTGGTGAAAACGCTTCAGGGAATTGTGGCTCCCACTGGAGCGCCATGGGTGCCGGTCGGCGAGGGGAGCATCCGGCGGTTTATCAATGAGATTGTACTGGAAGAAGAATGCGACGAAACCGCGGACGGCGTATACGCGAGCCACTTCGAACTGTATCAGACGGCGATGAATGAAGTCGGTGCCGACACCGGCCCGCTGAATGAGTTCATCAGCACCGTCAAATCGAGCGGAATCGAGAGCGCCCTGGAATTGCCTGCGTTGCCCGAACCATCGCGGCGGTTCACCACTCAGACGTTTGAATTCATCGCGGATGGAGCACCGCACAAAATCGCGGCCGCGTTTGCGCTGGGCCGCGAGCATATCATCCCCAGCATGTTCCGTGCGATCCTGAAGCGGACCGGCGTCTCGGAAACGCAGGCGCCCGTGTTTCACTTCTACCTGAACCGGCACGTGGAACTGGACGGCGACTTCCACGCCCCGCTGTCGCTGCGTCTCCTGAATGGACTCTGCGCGGGAGACGAAGTGAAAATCCAGGAAGCGATCACAGCCGCCCAGGCAGCAGTTCAGGCCCGGCTGCAGTTGTGGGACGGCGTGCTGGAGAGTATTCAGGCGTCTGTTTGAGAAACTAGTATCCTTCATGAACTTCGGGATTCAGGCTTTGCATGTTCTACGATGAAAGACATCCCCATTTAAGCTTAGTCTTTTTGATGGTCCTCGAGGCCATGCAGCATCCTGCAGAACAAATCGTACTGACCCGAAAAGAAGAATTCATCTCAGTAGTATTTTCCTCATCAAACAAAGAACTTGAACGAGACCAGATTCCTAATCGTTTTTGGCATTCGATTCTCTCGGTTCTGCATTGCCTTGCAGGTGAAACAGTTTGCTACAACCCTGAAGGCAATTCGAACTTTTTCCTTCCAGACACTGCCAATACGGAATTCAATTCCATTCTCATTTCAGAGAAATTCCCAAAGTTCAAGAACGGATTCCTTACGGAACTCAGAGAAACAGTAGCGCTGCCATTTCACCTTGAGCTGTCTTTCGCTGACCGGGTTGTTACAATCACAATCAAACAGCAAAAACAA contains:
- a CDS encoding DUF3050 domain-containing protein, which codes for MSREITSEIIASFSEQLENHPIYESMATLEDLQRFMEHHVYSVWDFMSLVKTLQGIVAPTGAPWVPVGEGSIRRFINEIVLEEECDETADGVYASHFELYQTAMNEVGADTGPLNEFISTVKSSGIESALELPALPEPSRRFTTQTFEFIADGAPHKIAAAFALGREHIIPSMFRAILKRTGVSETQAPVFHFYLNRHVELDGDFHAPLSLRLLNGLCAGDEVKIQEAITAAQAAVQARLQLWDGVLESIQASV